TCCAGAGCCGGTCGCCGAGCTGGGTGGAGGGCGGCGCGTCCCGGTCTTCCACGCCGCCGGACATAGCGGCGCAACTGAGCGACGCCGACCGCGCGTTACTGGCGAGCGCGGATACGTTTTTCATCGCGAGCGCGAATCTTGACGAGGACGCGGGTCTCGCTCGCGGCGTCGACGTGTCGCATCGCGGCGGGCCGCCCGGTTTCGTGCGTATCGACGATGAGCACACGCTGACGACGCCCGACTTCAGCGGCAATAACTTCTTCAACACGATCGGCAACCTGATCCACGATCCGCGCGCCGGCTTGCTGTTCATCGACTTTGCGAGCGGTGATCTGGTCTACGTTGCGGCGGATGCGGAAGTCGTTTGGGACGGCGCGGAACTGGCGGCGTTCGAAGGCGCGCAACGGCTCGTGCGTTTTCATGTGCGGGAAGTGCGGCGCAGCCGGGGCGCATTGCCGTTTCGCTGGTCCGACGTGGAGTTTGCCCCGCAGTTCGCTGCGGCGCTGCGCAAGCCGGTTGTGGCCTCGCCTTGGCGCACGCTCAAGGTTGCCGCGGTAGTCGATGAAACGCCGTCGATTCGTTCCTTCTACTTCGAATCGATCGACGGTGCGCCGTTGCCGCCGTACAAGCCGGGGCAGTTTTTGCCGATTCGCGTGCCGGCGCCGGGTTTCGACACACCGCTGACGCGAACCTACACGCTTTCCGACGCGCACGATCCGCAGCGGTATCGGATCAGCGTCAAGCGCGAAGGCGTCGCCTCGAACTGGTTGCACGAGCATCTGGTTGCCGGCGTGCAGATCGAAGCCATGAAGCCGCGCGGCGCGTTCATCTACGCAGAAGACAGCGCGCGGCCCGCCGTTTTCATTTCGGCCGGCATCGGCATCACGCCGATGATCGCCATGCTCCGGCATGCGTTGGCGGCGTCGCGCGATAACGGCGCGCAAGCGCGGCGGCTTTTTTTCTTTCACGGCGCGCGCAACGATCGCGAACGTCCTTTCAGTGTGGAGTTGAAGCAGATCGCGGCACGCAATTCGGCACTTTCGCTGCATCTTTTCGATAGCGCTGGTTCAGGACCGGCCGGCGGCGTATCGCGTGGACGCATCAGCATCGATGCATTGAAACGCGCGCTGCTTTTCGACGACTACGATTTCTATCTGTGCGGGCCCGAGTCGTTCATGCGCGACCTCTACGAAGGACTGCGTGGCTTGAATGTCGCGGATGAGCGTATTCGCTTCGAAGCGTTCGGTCCGGCGAGCGTCAGGCGTACGCCGGCGAGGGACGAGACAAGCGCACGGGATGCGCCGGTGCAAGGCGCCGAAAGCGTACCGGTGACGTTTGCGCGTTCGGCGCGCACGATCCCGTGGCTTCCGCGCGACGGCAACCTGCTGGAGCTTGCCGAAACGCACGGCATTGCCGCGCCGTCGAGTTGCCGCTCGGGTGTGTGCGGTACGTGTTCGACGCGTGTGCTGGCGGGAAAGGTTGAGTACGAGGGTGAAGTCGAAGCGCAGATCGAACCCGGTGCGGCGCTGATCTGTATGTCGCATCCGGCTGCGGCGGATGCCGGTGGGGATGCAGGGGTAACGCTGGACCTCTGATCGGCGAGCGATAGCGCCGGCCGATATCACGCGCGAGACGTCAATGCGTCGACTCGCGGACATCGGCGCCTGACAGGCAGCGTAGTGCCCGATCGCCGTCGCTACGGGCCGCGGCCTCGATCGGAAAGGTTTCCTTGCTGAACGCCACCACCTTGAATCCGGACCCCGCTGCGCGCGGCGTCGTAATACCCCAATGCCATCCGCCGTCCTGCTCGAAGACATGCAGAACCGGTGTGTTCGAACCGTGTAAAGCCTCATGAGTCGTCATGGCACATTCCTCCGTCGCAGCACGACCGTGAGCGCAAATCGCAGACTCCTGACCCGAGTTTAGCCCTATTTTGCTGCACCGCAATATTTAGTTTGTTGCAGAAACGCTGAATGAGTGTGCGAGAGCCGCGGCCAGCACGGGAGGCGCGGATTAGAGCAGGCGTACCAATACGCTCGAAATGATGACGGGTGGGCTAAACCGGGGGCGCCGGGCCACGATTACACAGCGGTGTCCACATCATTGGACGCGTCCTGACGGTGTAGCTCGACTCGCGGATGCAAGCGAACGGACGAACGAGCGTTCACACCAACGGACGTGAAATGCCAGGATTGCGATAACTGCTATGGACACGCATCGTGGCCTGTCACGCCCGCGTGAGGAAAGCGGAAACGCAACGGGCCGGTTCGCCGTGAAGCGCAACCGGCCCGTGCTTCCTGAGTCAATCGCCTGGTGTCAGGCGGGTGAGGCGAGTTCTCAGAAATCAAGCCCCGGGCTGCCCGCGCCAGGACCGCCTGGCTGACCCGCGGCCGGCGCATCCTTCGGTGCTTCGTGAACGGTGGCGTCGGTGGTCAGCAGCAGCCCGGCTACCGAAGCCGCGTTCTGAAGCGCGGTGCGCGTGACCTTGGTCGGATCGAGCACGCCCGACTCGACCAGATCGCCATATTCGCCGGTCTGGGCGTTGTAGCCGAAATTGCCCGTGCCTTCCGCCACCTTCGCGACCACCACGCTCGCTTCTTCGCCGGCGTTCGTGACGATCTGGCGCAACGGTTCTTCGAGCGCGCGCAGCACGATCTTGATGCCGGCGTCCTGATCCGCATTCACGCCCTTCAGGCCGCTGATTGCATGCCTCACGCGAATCAGCGCGACGCCGCCGCCAGGCACGATGCCTTCTTCGACGGCTGCACGCGTGGCGTGCAAGGCGTCGTCGACGCGGTCCTTCTTTTCCTTGACCTCGATTTCGGTTGCGCCGCCCACCTTGATCACCGCCACGCCGCCGGCCAGCTTCGCGACGCGTTCCTGCAGTTTTTCAC
Above is a genomic segment from Paraburkholderia aromaticivorans containing:
- a CDS encoding pyridoxamine 5'-phosphate oxidase family protein, translated to MSTFIPLNGWGADASPFHAAELAAQQRAGVRSQAESSGRRGIRRAMPDQHRQFFAGQPFMVFGGIDAHGQPWATMRAGAPGFVSSPDARTLRIEGGVLAGDPLAGSWRKGAMIGGLGLQPQTRRRNRINGVVTSVDGAALTLEVQQSFGNCAKYIQSRSPSWVEGGASRSSTPPDIAAQLSDADRALLASADTFFIASANLDEDAGLARGVDVSHRGGPPGFVRIDDEHTLTTPDFSGNNFFNTIGNLIHDPRAGLLFIDFASGDLVYVAADAEVVWDGAELAAFEGAQRLVRFHVREVRRSRGALPFRWSDVEFAPQFAAALRKPVVASPWRTLKVAAVVDETPSIRSFYFESIDGAPLPPYKPGQFLPIRVPAPGFDTPLTRTYTLSDAHDPQRYRISVKREGVASNWLHEHLVAGVQIEAMKPRGAFIYAEDSARPAVFISAGIGITPMIAMLRHALAASRDNGAQARRLFFFHGARNDRERPFSVELKQIAARNSALSLHLFDSAGSGPAGGVSRGRISIDALKRALLFDDYDFYLCGPESFMRDLYEGLRGLNVADERIRFEAFGPASVRRTPARDETSARDAPVQGAESVPVTFARSARTIPWLPRDGNLLELAETHGIAAPSSCRSGVCGTCSTRVLAGKVEYEGEVEAQIEPGAALICMSHPAAADAGGDAGVTLDL